The Ciconia boyciana chromosome 32, ASM3463844v1, whole genome shotgun sequence genome includes a window with the following:
- the ACHE gene encoding acetylcholinesterase, protein MGGRASPTFPVLLLFLLLLLLFLPAVPANADDLVVPTAGGPVRGVRLPAGTDHVTAFLGIPYAEPPLGPLRFRPPRPPASWRGILDASSHRHACYQAVDTMFPGFGGSEMWNPNREMSEDCLYLNVWVPVPRPSTAVPVLVWIYGGGFYSGAASLDVYDGRYLAAAEGVVVVSMNYRVGALGFLALPGHPEAPGNVGLLDQRLALRWVQNNIGAFGGDAGAVTLFGESAGAASVGLHLLSAASRPLFRRAVLQSGSPNGPWATVGAAEGRRRAATLGKLVGCGGGGTVANETELLGCLRAKTPLELVEQEAAVLPQQGVFRFAFVPVVDGDFLVDTPEALLGAGGRPEAEVLLGAVQDEGTYFLVYGVPGFGKDNESLISREEFLGGVRLGVPQANELAAEAVVLQYTDWLDQDNPVKNREALDDIVGDHNVVCPLMHFAQRWAERGGTVFAYLFDHRASNLLWPPWMGVPHGYEIEFVFGQPLNPSLNYTAEEERLSRRIMRYWGNFARTGDPNEPSERERRWPSYTASGQRYARLNARPLAVAQGLRAQACAFWTRFLPKLLNVTGPMEEAERQWRLEFHRWSSYMMRWKSQFEHYSRQERCQQL, encoded by the exons ATGGGGGGCCGGGCATCCCCGACGTTCCCggttctcctcctcttcctcctcctcctcctcctcttcctccccgcCGTCCCGGCCAACGCCGACGACCTGGTGGTCCCCACCGCCGGCGGCCCGGTGAGAGGCGTCCGTCTACCGGCCGGCACCGACCACGTCACCGCGTTTTTGGGGATCCCTTACGCCGAACCCCCTTTGGGTCCCCTTCGTTTCcgccccccgcgtccccccgcctCTTGGCGGGGCATTTTGGACGCTTCTTCTCACCGGCACGCCTGTTACCAAGCGGTGGACACCATGTTCCCCGGTTTCGGCGGCTCCGAAATGTGGAACCCCAACCGGGAGATGAGCGAAGATTGTCTCTACCTCAACGTTTGGGTACCGGTTCCTCGACCTTCTACCGCCGTCCCCGTCCTGGTTTGGATTTACGGCGGCGGCTTCTACAGCGGAGCCGCTTCCTTGGACGTCTACGACGGACGCTACCTCGCCGCCGCCGAAGGGGTCGTGGTGGTCTCCATGAACTACCGGGTGGGCgctttggggtttttggctTTACCGGGTCATCCCGAAGCACCGGGTAACGTCGGGTTGTTGGATCAACGGTTGGCTTTGAGATGGGTTCAAAACAACATCGGGGCCTTCGGCGGAGACGCCGGCGCCGTCACCCTCTTCGGGGAAAGCGCCGGCGCCGCCTCCGTCGGTCTCCACTTGTTGTCCGCCGCTAGCCGTCCCCTTTTTCGTCGTGCCGTCCTCCAAAGCGGCTCGCCCAATGGGCCGTGGGCCACCGTAGGGGCGGCGGAGGGACGCCGGCGAGCGGCCACGTTGGGCAAACTGGTGGGATGCGGCGGCGGCGGTACCGTGGCCAACGAGACGGAGCTGTTGGGTTGCCTACGAGCCAAGACGCCGCTGGAGCTGGTGGAGCAGGAGGCGGCGGTGTTGCCTCAACAAGGGGTCTTCCGCTTCGCCTTCGTGCCGGTGGTGGACGGAGACTTCTTGGTGGACACCCCCGAAGCTTTGCTGGGGGCCGGCGGTCGCCCCGAAGCCGAGGTCCTTCTTGGAGCGGTCCAAGATGAAGGCACCTACTTCTTGGTCTACGGCGTGCCGGGTTTCGGGAAAGATAACGAGAGTTTAATTAGCCGGGAGGAgtttttggggggggtgagGTTGGGGGTACCCCAAGCCAACGAGCTGGCGGCGGAAGCGGTGGTCTTGCAGTACACGGATTGGTTGGACCAAGACAACCCCGTGAAGAACCGGGAGGCGTTGGACGACATCGTGGGGGACCACAACGTGGTGTGTCCCCTGATGCACTTCGCCCAACGGTGGGCGGAGAGGGGGGGGACGGTCTTCGCGTACCTCTTCGACCACCGAGCGTCCAACCTGCTGTGGCCGCCGTGGATGGGGGTGCCGCACGGCTACGAGATCGAGTTCGTCTTCGGGCAACCCCTCAACCCCAGCCTCAACTACACGGCGGAGGAGGAGCGGCTCAGCCGCAGGATCATGCGCTACTGGGGCAACTTTGCGCGGACGGG GGACCCCAACGAGCCGTCGGAGCGGGAGCGGCGCTGGCCCTCGTACACGGCCTCGGGGCAGCGCTACGCCCGCCTCAACGCCCGGCCCCTGGCCGTGGCCCAGGGCCTCCGCGCCCAGGCCTGCGCCTTCTGGACGCGCTTCCTCCCCAAGCTGCTCAACGTCACCG GCCCGATGGAGGAGGCGGAGCGGCAGTGGCGGCTGGAGTTCCATCGCTGGAGCTCCTACATGATGCGCTGGAAGAGCCAGTTCGAGCACTACAGCCGGCAGGAgcgctgccagcagctctga
- the RNASEK gene encoding ribonuclease kappa, producing MVSLLCCGPKMAACGLVLSAWGVVMLLLLGIFFNVHSAVLIEDVPFTEEDFKDGPERIYRLYEQVSYNCFIAAGLYALLGGFSLCQGRLNKRKEYMVR from the exons ATGGTCTCGCTGCTCTGCTGCGGGCCCAAGATGGCGGCCTGCGGCCTCGTCCTGAGCGCCTGGGGCGTCGTCATGCTG ctcctcctgggcaTCTTCTTCAACGTCCACTCCGCCGTCCTCATCGAGGACGTCCCCTTCACCGAGGAAGACTTCAAAGA CGGTCCGGAGCGGATTTATCGCCTTTACGAACAGGTCAGCTACAACTGCTTCATCGCCGCCGGGCTCTACGCCCTCCTGGGGGGCTTCTCCCTCTGCCAAGGGCGCCTCAACAAGCGCAAGGAGTACATGGTCCGCtag
- the SLC2A4 gene encoding LOW QUALITY PROTEIN: solute carrier family 2, facilitated glucose transporter member 4 (The sequence of the model RefSeq protein was modified relative to this genomic sequence to represent the inferred CDS: inserted 1 base in 1 codon), whose product MAASLAVGELGDRLGSKGALLARNGLAVVGGALMGGAKLGPTYILIIIGRFVIGAYSGLAAGLVPMYVGEVAPTRLRGALGXLHQLGIVSGILGAQVLGLEELLGTEEAWPALLGLGLLPAALQLLLLPLCPESPRFLLARGQRARAHRGLVWLLGAEPAEAGLAALEAELQGPAQRVGLLQLCRSPRYRQPLLLTLGMHLAQQLSGINAIFYYSTAIFEGAGLTRPAYATIGTGVVNVAATALSVLLLERLGRRLLQLLGLLGMLGCAGGLTLALSLQGRGPLPGGLGLASALAFVACFALGPGPVPWLLGAELFGQGPRPPALALAGLVNWAANFAVAMAFPALQRALGPFVFLPFGGLLGAFALLTFLRLPETRGRPFAPGGAPQKPPTELRRLAGGEEA is encoded by the exons ATGGCCGCCTCGCTGGCCGTGGGCGAGCTGGGCGACCGCCTCGGCAG caaaGGCGCCTTATTGGCCCGCAACGGGCTGGCCGTGGTGGGCGGGGCCCTGATGGGCGGGGCCAAGCTGGGCCCCACCTACATCCTCATCATCATTGGCCGCTTCGTCATCGGCGCCTACTCAG GCCTGGCCGCGGGATTGGTTCCCATGTACGTGGGGGAGGTGGCCCCCACGCGCCTGCGGGGGGCGCTGG CCCTGCACCAGCTGGGCATCGTCAGCGGCATCCTGGGGGCGCAg gtcctggggctggaggagttGCTGGGGACGGAGGAGGCGTGGCcggcgctgctggggctggggctgctcccggccgccctccagctgctgctgctgccgctctGCCCCGAGAGCCCCCGGTTCCTGCTGGCCCGGGGCCAGCGCGCCCGCGCCCACCGCG GCCTGGTGTGGCTGCTGGGGGCGGAGCCGGCGGAGGCGGGGCTAGCGGCGCTGGAGGCGGAGCTCCAGGGCCCCGCCCAGCGGGTggggctgctccagctctgccgCAGCCCCCGCTACCGGCAGCCGCTGCTGCTGACCCTGGGCATGCACCTCGCCCAGCAGCTCTCGGGCATCAACGCG aTCTTCTACTACTCGACGGCCATCTTCGAGGGGGCGGGGCTGACCCGCCCCGCCTACGCCACCATCGGGACGGGCGTGGTCAACGTGGCCGCCACCGCCCTGTCG gtGCTGCTCCTGGAGCGCCTGGGCCGgcggctgctgcagctgctggggctgctggggatgctgggctgCGCCGGGGGCCTCACGCTGGCCCTGAGCCTGCAG GGGCGGGGGCCGCTGCCGGGGGGGCTGGGCCTGGCCTCGGCCCTGGCCTTCGTCGCCTGCTTCGCGCTGGGCCCGGGGCCggtgccctggctgctgggggcGGAGCTCTTCGGGCAggggccccgcccccccgcgctgGCGCTGGCCGGATTGGTCAACTGGGCCGCCAATTTCGCCGTGGCCATGgccttccctgccctgcag CGCGCCCTGGGCCCCTTCGTCTTCCTCCCCTTcggggggctcctgggggccTTCGCCCTCCTCACCTTCCTGCGCCTCCCCGAGACCCGGGGCCGCCCCTtcgccccggggggggccccccaaaaaccccccaCCGAGCTGCGGCGCCtggcggggggggaggaggccTGA
- the BACC1 gene encoding LOW QUALITY PROTEIN: BPTF-associated chromatin complex component 1 (The sequence of the model RefSeq protein was modified relative to this genomic sequence to represent the inferred CDS: inserted 2 bases in 1 codon), with translation MTSASTKVGEIFSAAGAAFTKLGELTMQLHPVCDSSPAGAKWTEPELALLRAAVRRFGEDLNRISALIKDRRVAQIKATAKRKAYEDSGVPLPADSPKKGPRKGGRPKWGPPGRPMSPREEAENDPEATGDLVDIEGLGEXPPAKKLNFDQDSLNLDAGTRAPRRPGPARPLTPKTPGPPKPPGAPKTPGDPKTSRAPKNSWGPQNLPFGVPPEPGHQVRAFIGVTPGWGAQ, from the exons atGACGTCAGCGTCTACGAag GTGGGCGAGATCTTCTCGGCGGCCGGCGCGGCCTTCACCAAGCTGGGGGAGCTGACGATGCAGCTGCACCCCGTCTGCGACTCCTCCCCGGCCGg CGCCAAGTGGACGGAGCCGGAGCTGGCCCTGCTCCGCGCCGCCGTGCGCCGCTTCGGGGAGGACCTGAACCGCATCAGCGCCCTCATCAAGGACCGCAGGGT gGCCCAGATCAAGGCGACGGCCAAGCGCAAAGCCTACGAGGACAGCGGGGTGCCCCTCCCCGCCGACTCCCCCAAAAAGGGACCCCGGAAAGGGGGGCGCCCCAAGTGGGGCCCCCCGGGACGCCCCATGAGCCCCCGGGAAGAAGCAGAAA ATGACCCCGAAGCCACCGGCGACCTCGTGGACATCGAGGGGCTCGGCGA ACCCCCCGCCAAGAAACTCAACTTCGACCAGG aCAGCCTGAACCTCGACGCGGGGACGCGCGCCCCCCGGAGACCCGGCCCTGCTCGCCCGCtgacccccaaaaccccgggccccccaaaacctcccggAGCCCCCAAAActcctggggaccccaaaacctcccgGGCCCCCAAAAACTCTTGGGGCCCCCAGAATCTCCC atttggggtcccccccgAGCCAGGCCACCAGGTTCGAGCCTTTATTGGGGTGACaccaggctggggggcacagtGA